The following coding sequences lie in one Mycobacterium sp. DL440 genomic window:
- a CDS encoding MCE family protein gives MTRNVGPGPAHRSETTSNAAPVAARPGRSFGAGGSARPLAGLATVVGIGLIFALAVALFRGSFTKTEPITLISDRAGLVMNPDAKVKMRGVQVGSVSSIEQRADGKAVLHLAMNPAQLRLIPGNVQADIASTTVFGAKYVQLVAPDNPSPDKLRPGQTLQGDHVTVEMNTVFQQLTNVLNKIDPAKLNQTLGALSSAFSGRGEAMGQSLSDFDAVLKKIEPSLPNLTADIEAMAAVSKAYGDAAPDLLKTFDNTNRLSDSIVDEQQNLDNFLVSSIGLADAGNDVIGGNRQALSTTLNLLAPTTDLLNEYAPGIECGLKGMNYMAKTPPQPEPGVVVNVAFTLGIERYRYPANLPKVAAKGGPHCMGLPYIGFGNKAKYLVTDTNANPWQYGNQGILLNSDGLKQTLFGPLDGPPRNTMQIGQPG, from the coding sequence TTGACACGAAACGTTGGACCGGGCCCAGCCCACCGGTCCGAAACCACAAGTAACGCGGCGCCGGTGGCAGCACGCCCCGGACGCAGCTTCGGTGCGGGCGGTTCAGCGCGGCCACTGGCCGGTCTGGCGACCGTGGTCGGGATAGGCCTGATCTTCGCCTTGGCGGTCGCACTGTTCCGCGGCAGCTTCACCAAGACCGAGCCGATCACCCTGATCTCGGATCGCGCAGGCCTGGTGATGAACCCCGACGCCAAGGTGAAGATGCGCGGTGTCCAGGTCGGCAGCGTCAGCTCGATCGAGCAGCGTGCCGACGGCAAGGCCGTGCTGCACTTGGCGATGAACCCCGCGCAGCTACGCCTGATCCCCGGCAACGTCCAGGCCGACATCGCCTCGACCACCGTATTCGGCGCCAAGTACGTCCAGCTCGTCGCGCCGGACAACCCGTCCCCTGACAAGCTCCGCCCAGGCCAGACGCTGCAGGGCGACCACGTCACCGTTGAGATGAACACGGTCTTCCAGCAATTGACCAATGTCCTGAACAAGATCGACCCGGCAAAGCTGAACCAGACCCTCGGGGCGCTGTCGTCGGCGTTCTCGGGGCGCGGCGAGGCGATGGGGCAGTCCCTGTCTGACTTCGACGCGGTGCTGAAGAAGATCGAGCCCAGCTTGCCCAATCTGACCGCCGACATCGAGGCCATGGCTGCGGTGTCGAAGGCCTACGGCGACGCGGCACCGGACCTGCTCAAGACCTTTGACAACACCAACCGGCTCAGCGACAGCATCGTCGACGAGCAGCAGAACCTGGACAACTTCCTGGTCAGCTCGATCGGCCTGGCCGACGCGGGTAACGATGTCATCGGCGGTAACCGTCAGGCGCTCAGCACCACGCTGAACCTGTTGGCGCCCACCACCGATCTGCTGAACGAGTACGCACCCGGAATCGAGTGCGGCCTCAAGGGCATGAATTACATGGCCAAAACACCGCCCCAGCCGGAACCCGGCGTCGTGGTCAACGTGGCCTTCACGCTCGGTATCGAGCGGTACCGCTACCCGGCGAACTTGCCGAAGGTCGCGGCCAAGGGCGGTCCGCACTGCATGGGCTTGCCGTACATCGGATTCGGCAACAAGGCGAAGTACCTCGTCACCGACACCAACGCCAACCCGTGGCAGTACGGCAACCAGGGCATCTTGCTGAACTCCGACGGGCTCAAGCAGACGCTGTTCGGCCCGCTCGACGGACCGCCACGTAACACCATGCAGATCGGACAACCGGGATGA
- a CDS encoding ABC transporter permease: MGTMTILRSTYPRVTRQFNKPVSTLSRIGDHTLFYLKALAGTPHAAMHYRKELIRLIAEISMGAGTLAMIGGTVVIVGFLTLATGGVLAIQGYSSLGNIGIEALTGFLAAFINVRIAAPVVAGIGLAATFGAGVTAQLGAMRINEEIDALEAMAIRPVEYLVSTRIVAGMIAITPLYAIAVILSFLASQFTTVVLLGQSGGLYDHYFTTFLNPIDLLWSFLQAILMAITILLIHTYFGYFASGGPSGVGVAVGNAVRTSLIVVVSVTLLVSLSVYGSNGNFNLSG; encoded by the coding sequence ATGGGAACCATGACGATCCTGCGGTCGACGTATCCGCGGGTGACCCGGCAGTTCAACAAGCCGGTGTCGACGCTGAGCCGGATCGGCGATCACACGCTGTTCTACCTCAAGGCGCTGGCAGGCACCCCGCACGCGGCTATGCACTACCGCAAGGAACTGATCCGGCTGATCGCCGAGATCTCCATGGGTGCAGGCACGTTGGCCATGATCGGCGGCACGGTGGTGATCGTGGGGTTCTTGACCCTGGCCACCGGCGGCGTGCTCGCCATCCAGGGCTATTCCTCGCTGGGCAACATCGGCATCGAGGCGCTGACCGGATTCCTGGCCGCCTTCATCAACGTCCGGATCGCTGCGCCCGTCGTGGCGGGCATCGGCCTGGCCGCCACCTTCGGCGCCGGCGTGACCGCCCAGCTCGGGGCGATGCGGATCAACGAGGAGATCGACGCGCTGGAGGCCATGGCGATCCGGCCGGTCGAGTATCTGGTGTCCACCCGCATCGTGGCCGGGATGATCGCCATCACCCCGCTGTACGCCATCGCGGTGATCCTGTCCTTCCTCGCCTCCCAGTTCACCACCGTGGTGCTGCTCGGGCAGTCGGGCGGCCTCTACGACCACTACTTCACGACGTTCCTCAATCCGATCGACCTGCTGTGGTCGTTCCTGCAGGCCATCCTGATGGCCATCACCATCCTGCTGATCCACACCTACTTCGGCTATTTCGCCTCCGGTGGACCCTCCGGAGTCGGGGTGGCGGTCGGCAACGCCGTCCGTACCTCACTGATCGTCGTGGTCTCGGTGACCCTCCTGGTGTCACTGTCGGTCTACGGCTCCAACGGCAACTTCAACCTGTCGGGTTAG
- a CDS encoding ABC transporter permease — translation MADKWSTGVPLVRSLSGPMQAVGALFSMALDAVRFVFVRPFQWREFLEQCWFVARVSMAPTLLVAIPFTVLVSFTLNILLRELGAADLSGAGAAFGAVTQLGPMVTVLIVAGAGATAMCADLGSRTIREEIDAMEVLGINPIQRLVTPRMLASGLVALLLNSLVVIIGILGGYVFSVFIQDVNPGAFAAGITLLTGVPEVIISCVKAALFGLIAGLVACYRGLTISGGGAKAVGNAVNETVVYAFMALFVINVVVTAIGIRMTSG, via the coding sequence ATGGCAGATAAATGGTCGACCGGAGTACCTCTGGTACGCAGCCTGTCGGGCCCCATGCAGGCCGTCGGGGCGCTGTTCTCGATGGCATTGGATGCGGTGCGGTTCGTGTTCGTGAGGCCGTTTCAGTGGCGGGAGTTCCTCGAGCAGTGCTGGTTTGTGGCGCGGGTGTCGATGGCGCCGACGCTGTTGGTGGCAATTCCGTTCACGGTGCTGGTGAGCTTCACGCTCAACATCCTGCTTCGCGAACTGGGAGCGGCCGATCTGTCGGGCGCGGGCGCGGCCTTCGGCGCGGTGACCCAGCTGGGACCGATGGTGACGGTGCTGATCGTGGCCGGTGCCGGAGCCACCGCCATGTGCGCGGATCTGGGATCACGCACGATCCGCGAGGAGATCGACGCCATGGAGGTGCTGGGCATCAACCCGATTCAGCGCCTGGTGACCCCCCGAATGCTGGCCTCTGGTCTGGTGGCCTTGCTGCTCAACAGCCTGGTGGTGATCATCGGCATTCTGGGTGGCTATGTGTTCTCGGTATTCATCCAGGATGTGAACCCGGGTGCGTTCGCGGCCGGCATCACGCTGTTGACCGGTGTGCCCGAGGTGATCATCTCGTGCGTCAAGGCGGCACTGTTCGGGCTGATCGCCGGGCTGGTGGCCTGTTACCGCGGCTTGACCATCAGCGGTGGCGGCGCCAAGGCGGTGGGCAACGCGGTCAACGAGACCGTGGTGTACGCCTTCATGGCGCTGTTCGTCATCAACGTGGTCGTCACGGCCATCGGTATCCGGATGACGTCGGGATAG
- a CDS encoding CaiB/BaiF CoA-transferase family protein, which produces MTGGPLAGIRILEVAMYGFVPSAGAVLGEWGADVIKVEHAVTGDPQRGLRQTGPLKVEGDPNPNIEHANRGKRSIGLDMSVPEGREILLELAKKADVFLTSFLPGHREKFGIDVDDIRAVNPNIIYARGSALGPRGDESVKGGYDMTAFWCRAGTAATITPAGMAGMIAPPGPAYGDTISGTNLAGGIAAALFKRERTGEPSVVDVSLLGSGLWSMGHTVALTQHLNQLMVTPPPGVHGSPINPLVGLYATADDRYISFVMMQPTKFWADVCRHMDLESHIDDPRFATAESFAENTPGAVEILTEAMKKRTLPEWSERFATLAGPWAPVQDTLQAGQDAQIRANEYLVQAGELELVANPVQFDVTAPSTGPAPGFAEQTDDILGELGLDWDRIIELKTAGAVT; this is translated from the coding sequence ATGACCGGCGGGCCCCTCGCGGGCATCCGCATCCTCGAGGTCGCGATGTACGGCTTCGTCCCGTCGGCCGGAGCCGTGCTGGGGGAGTGGGGTGCCGACGTCATCAAGGTCGAGCACGCCGTTACCGGCGACCCGCAGCGCGGTCTGCGCCAGACCGGACCGCTCAAGGTCGAGGGCGACCCGAATCCGAACATCGAGCATGCCAACCGCGGCAAACGCAGCATCGGCCTGGATATGTCTGTGCCCGAGGGGCGAGAGATCCTGCTGGAACTGGCGAAAAAGGCGGATGTTTTCCTGACCAGCTTCCTGCCCGGGCACCGGGAGAAGTTCGGCATCGACGTCGACGACATCCGCGCGGTGAACCCGAACATCATCTACGCCCGCGGCAGCGCGTTGGGTCCCCGCGGTGACGAGTCGGTCAAGGGCGGCTACGACATGACCGCCTTCTGGTGCCGGGCCGGCACCGCCGCGACGATCACCCCGGCCGGGATGGCGGGCATGATCGCGCCACCCGGGCCGGCCTATGGGGACACGATCTCGGGCACCAATCTGGCGGGCGGCATCGCCGCGGCACTGTTCAAGCGGGAGCGCACCGGTGAGCCGTCGGTGGTCGACGTGTCCCTACTGGGCAGCGGTCTGTGGTCGATGGGCCACACCGTGGCGTTGACCCAGCACCTGAACCAATTGATGGTGACTCCACCACCCGGTGTGCACGGGTCGCCGATCAATCCGCTCGTCGGGCTGTACGCGACCGCGGACGATCGTTACATCTCGTTCGTGATGATGCAGCCGACCAAGTTCTGGGCCGACGTCTGCCGGCACATGGACCTGGAGAGCCACATCGACGATCCGAGGTTCGCGACCGCCGAATCGTTCGCGGAAAACACGCCCGGCGCGGTCGAGATCCTCACCGAGGCGATGAAGAAGCGGACTTTGCCAGAGTGGAGCGAGCGATTCGCCACGCTGGCCGGGCCGTGGGCTCCGGTACAGGACACCCTCCAGGCGGGACAGGATGCCCAGATCCGGGCCAACGAGTATCTGGTGCAGGCCGGCGAGCTCGAGTTGGTGGCCAACCCAGTGCAATTCGACGTCACGGCGCCGAGCACCGGGCCGGCGCCTGGCTTCGCCGAACAAACCGACGACATCCTGGGCGAACTGGGTCTGGACTGGGATCGCATCATCGAACTCAAGACCGCCGGCGCCGTCACCTAG
- a CDS encoding aldehyde dehydrogenase family protein, whose protein sequence is MMQQEAPTIAAEQRADRKLLIGGELRETPRTFPSVNPATGEVFGYAPDATVADAEAAVAAARQAFDNTDWATNTELRVHCLEQLHQTLIEHRDELAALTTTEVGATAALCAGAQLDGPIDIVRYYAELLKTYPLTEDLGNIESRGMQHHRWVEKEAGGVVAAIIAYNYPNQLALAKLAPALAAGCTVVLKSAPDTPLVTLALGELIANHTDIPAGVVNVLSGADPEVGAVLTTSPDVDMVTFTGSTPTGRRIMAAASETLKKVFLELGGKSAAIVLDDADFNTAALFSAFSMVTHAGQGCALTSRLLVPAKHRDEIVELIKNNFGLVRYGDPTDPKTYMGPLISEKQRDKVDGMVKRAVEAGATLVTGGEKVDPGYFYTPTLLADVDPDSEIAQEEVFGPVLAVIAYEDDDDAVRIANNSIYGLSGAVFGSEDRALGVARRIRTGTFSINGGNYFSPDSPFGGYKQSGIGREMGTAGLEEFMEAKTFARVLS, encoded by the coding sequence ATGATGCAGCAGGAAGCGCCGACCATCGCGGCAGAACAGCGGGCTGACCGGAAGTTGTTGATCGGCGGAGAGCTGCGTGAGACGCCGCGGACGTTTCCTTCCGTCAATCCAGCTACCGGTGAGGTGTTCGGCTACGCGCCGGACGCGACGGTCGCCGATGCCGAGGCTGCGGTCGCCGCGGCCAGGCAGGCCTTCGACAACACCGACTGGGCCACCAACACCGAGCTGCGAGTCCATTGTCTGGAGCAGCTGCACCAGACACTGATCGAGCATCGCGACGAACTCGCCGCCCTGACCACCACCGAGGTCGGGGCCACCGCCGCGCTGTGCGCCGGCGCGCAGCTGGACGGGCCGATCGACATCGTCCGCTACTACGCAGAGCTGCTGAAGACCTACCCGCTGACCGAGGACCTCGGAAACATCGAGAGCCGCGGCATGCAGCATCACCGGTGGGTGGAGAAGGAAGCCGGCGGCGTGGTCGCGGCGATCATCGCCTACAACTATCCGAACCAGCTGGCCCTGGCCAAGCTCGCTCCGGCGCTGGCCGCCGGCTGCACCGTCGTGCTCAAGTCCGCTCCGGACACCCCGTTGGTCACGCTGGCGCTCGGCGAGCTGATCGCCAACCACACTGACATCCCGGCCGGCGTCGTCAACGTGCTCTCGGGTGCCGACCCCGAGGTGGGTGCGGTGCTCACCACGAGCCCCGACGTCGACATGGTCACGTTCACAGGTTCCACGCCCACCGGCCGGCGCATCATGGCTGCGGCGAGCGAGACCTTGAAGAAGGTGTTCCTGGAGCTCGGCGGCAAGTCCGCCGCGATCGTCCTCGACGACGCCGACTTCAACACCGCCGCACTGTTCTCGGCCTTCAGCATGGTCACCCACGCTGGTCAGGGCTGCGCGCTGACCTCGCGGCTGCTCGTACCGGCCAAGCACAGGGACGAGATCGTCGAGCTGATCAAGAACAACTTCGGCCTGGTGCGGTACGGGGACCCGACCGACCCCAAGACCTACATGGGCCCGTTGATCAGTGAGAAGCAGCGCGACAAGGTGGACGGCATGGTCAAGCGGGCCGTCGAGGCCGGCGCCACCCTGGTTACCGGCGGCGAGAAGGTCGACCCCGGCTACTTCTACACCCCGACGCTGCTGGCAGATGTCGACCCCGACAGTGAGATCGCCCAGGAGGAGGTCTTCGGACCGGTACTGGCCGTGATCGCCTACGAAGACGACGACGACGCGGTGCGCATCGCCAACAACTCCATCTACGGGCTGTCCGGTGCGGTGTTCGGCAGCGAGGATCGTGCGCTGGGCGTGGCCCGCCGGATCAGGACCGGTACCTTCTCCATCAACGGCGGCAACTACTTCAGTCCGGACAGTCCGTTCGGCGGGTACAAGCAGTCGGGCATCGGCCGAGAGATGGGCACCGCAGGACTCGAGGAGTTCATGGAAGCCAAGACTTTCGCGCGGGTGCTTTCATGA
- a CDS encoding SDR family NAD(P)-dependent oxidoreductase, giving the protein MKNAVVTGGGSGIGAAIAARLRADGLNVAILDLQPSDDEFAHVADVTDRDAVDTALNAVRAQLGPISVLVNAAGLDCFKRFSDVSFEKWQQIIDVNLNGVFHCIQAALPDMLEAGWGRIVNISSSSTHSGQPFMSPYVAAKSAVNGLTKSLALELGPNGITVNAVPPGFIDTPMLRKAEGKGFLGNTDKQIEQTPVRRMGKPEDIAAACAFFASEEAGYITGQILGVNGGRNT; this is encoded by the coding sequence ATGAAGAATGCCGTTGTCACCGGAGGAGGTTCGGGCATCGGGGCGGCCATCGCCGCCCGCTTGCGCGCCGACGGGCTCAATGTCGCGATACTCGACCTGCAGCCGTCGGATGACGAGTTCGCCCATGTCGCCGATGTGACCGACCGGGACGCAGTCGATACCGCGCTCAATGCGGTTCGCGCCCAACTCGGCCCGATCTCGGTGCTGGTCAACGCGGCCGGCCTGGACTGCTTCAAGCGCTTCAGCGATGTCTCGTTCGAGAAGTGGCAGCAGATCATCGACGTCAACCTCAACGGCGTATTCCACTGCATCCAGGCGGCATTGCCGGACATGCTCGAGGCCGGCTGGGGTCGCATCGTCAACATCTCGTCGTCGAGCACGCATTCGGGCCAGCCCTTCATGTCGCCCTACGTTGCGGCGAAGTCCGCAGTCAACGGCCTGACCAAGAGCCTCGCCCTGGAACTCGGCCCCAACGGCATCACGGTCAACGCCGTGCCGCCAGGCTTCATCGACACCCCGATGCTCCGCAAGGCCGAAGGCAAAGGCTTCCTCGGGAACACCGACAAACAGATCGAGCAGACCCCGGTTCGGCGGATGGGCAAGCCTGAAGACATCGCCGCCGCCTGCGCCTTCTTCGCCTCCGAGGAGGCCGGATACATCACCGGCCAGATCCTCGGCGTCAACGGCGGCCGTAATACCTGA
- a CDS encoding mycofactocin-coupled SDR family oxidoreductase, with amino-acid sequence MGKSVEGRVAGKVAFITGAGRGQGRSHAVRLAEEGADIIAVDICKNYDTVGYAMATAEDLEETKNYVEKTGRRIVTAQADVRNEAELRGALESGLAEFGKLDIVVAQAGVAAMKGQPAMQAWTDGINTNFVGTINAIQVALPHLKEGASIIATASAAALMDAHNKPNPGADPGGMGYMVSKRLISEYVHALATELAVRGIRANVIHPTNCNTNMLQSEPMYRSFRPDLENPTRADAEPVFGVQQAMKVNFIEPEDISNAVLWLASEEARYVTGMQLRVDAGGYLKWYDYHV; translated from the coding sequence GTGGGAAAGAGCGTAGAAGGCCGGGTAGCCGGGAAGGTCGCATTCATCACCGGCGCGGGACGTGGCCAGGGCCGCAGCCACGCGGTTCGGCTGGCCGAAGAGGGTGCCGACATCATCGCGGTCGACATCTGTAAGAACTACGACACCGTCGGCTATGCGATGGCGACGGCTGAAGACCTCGAAGAGACGAAGAACTACGTCGAGAAGACCGGCCGACGCATCGTCACCGCCCAGGCCGATGTCCGCAACGAGGCCGAATTGCGGGGCGCGCTGGAATCAGGGCTCGCGGAGTTCGGCAAGCTCGACATCGTCGTGGCTCAAGCCGGCGTCGCCGCGATGAAGGGCCAGCCCGCGATGCAGGCGTGGACCGACGGCATCAACACCAACTTTGTGGGCACCATCAACGCCATCCAGGTCGCGCTGCCACACCTCAAGGAGGGCGCTTCGATCATCGCGACCGCATCTGCCGCCGCGCTGATGGACGCCCACAACAAGCCCAACCCGGGCGCCGACCCAGGCGGCATGGGTTACATGGTCTCCAAGCGGCTCATCTCCGAATACGTGCATGCGCTGGCCACCGAATTGGCGGTGCGCGGCATTCGCGCCAACGTCATCCACCCCACCAACTGCAACACCAACATGCTGCAGAGCGAGCCGATGTACCGCTCCTTCCGGCCGGATCTGGAGAACCCCACCCGCGCCGACGCCGAGCCCGTGTTCGGTGTGCAGCAGGCTATGAAGGTCAACTTCATCGAGCCGGAGGACATCAGCAACGCGGTGCTGTGGCTGGCCTCGGAAGAGGCACGTTACGTCACCGGCATGCAACTGCGTGTCGATGCCGGCGGGTACCTCAAATGGTACGACTACCACGTCTGA
- a CDS encoding ferredoxin, with the protein MKVSVDASRCQGHTLCSMIAPDSFVLDDVDGHASPVSDVVPSDQEDAVREAAQSCPEQAILIEE; encoded by the coding sequence GTGAAGGTTTCGGTTGATGCCAGTCGATGCCAGGGGCACACCCTGTGCTCGATGATCGCGCCGGACTCGTTCGTCCTCGATGACGTCGACGGTCACGCGTCACCGGTTTCCGATGTGGTGCCCTCCGATCAGGAGGACGCGGTCCGGGAAGCAGCGCAGTCCTGCCCCGAGCAAGCCATCCTCATCGAGGAATGA
- a CDS encoding cytochrome P450, with the protein MSIDRDVVTDDERKKHKIHFDRHTPEYREQFQDITEEMQAKCPMAWTDVYNGHWIAADSKHVFELARCPVVSNHHDISGETPYQGITIPKASRATVVRGGILEMDEPEHSAYRGALNPYLSPAAIKRWEPFVDEITRAALDEHIESGEIDFVEHLANVVPAVFTLAMMGIELKKWNVYSEPTHASVYTPEHSPDREKINEQHREMGIDIINNMMEIRETPRPGLVNALLQLRIDGEPAPDMEILGNLGLVIGGGFDTTTALTAHALEWLGEHSDERERLSRERDSLLHPATEEFLRFFTPAPGDGRTFAEDVEVAGHQFKQYERLWLSWAMANRDPSVFDRPNEVVLDRKGNRHFSFGIGVHRCVGSNVARTVFKSMLTAVLDRMPDYVCDPEGTVHYDTIGVIQGMRNLPARFTPGKKLGPGLDETLEKLQRLCNEQELARPITERKEAAVID; encoded by the coding sequence GTGAGTATCGACCGCGATGTCGTTACCGACGACGAACGCAAGAAACACAAGATCCACTTCGACCGACACACCCCGGAGTACCGGGAGCAGTTCCAGGACATCACCGAGGAGATGCAGGCCAAGTGCCCGATGGCCTGGACCGATGTCTACAACGGGCACTGGATCGCCGCGGACAGCAAGCACGTGTTCGAGCTGGCTCGCTGTCCAGTGGTGTCCAACCACCACGACATCAGCGGTGAGACGCCGTATCAGGGCATCACGATCCCGAAGGCCAGCCGTGCCACCGTCGTTCGCGGCGGCATCCTCGAAATGGACGAGCCCGAACACAGCGCCTACCGCGGTGCTCTGAACCCGTATCTGTCTCCCGCGGCCATCAAGCGCTGGGAACCGTTCGTCGACGAGATCACCCGGGCCGCACTCGACGAGCACATCGAGTCCGGCGAGATCGACTTCGTCGAGCACCTGGCCAACGTGGTGCCCGCGGTTTTCACGCTGGCCATGATGGGTATCGAGCTGAAGAAGTGGAACGTCTACAGCGAACCGACCCACGCCTCGGTGTACACGCCCGAACACTCTCCCGACCGGGAGAAGATCAACGAGCAGCACCGCGAAATGGGCATCGACATCATCAACAACATGATGGAGATCCGGGAGACCCCTCGGCCGGGTCTGGTGAATGCTCTGCTGCAGTTGCGGATCGACGGCGAACCCGCTCCCGACATGGAGATCCTGGGCAACCTCGGCCTGGTCATCGGTGGAGGTTTCGACACCACGACGGCGCTCACCGCGCACGCGCTGGAATGGCTCGGCGAGCACAGCGACGAACGTGAGCGGCTCAGCCGGGAGCGAGACAGCCTGCTGCACCCCGCGACCGAGGAGTTCCTTCGGTTCTTCACCCCGGCACCCGGTGACGGGCGCACCTTCGCCGAGGACGTCGAGGTTGCGGGGCATCAGTTCAAGCAGTACGAGCGGCTGTGGTTGTCCTGGGCGATGGCCAACCGGGACCCGTCGGTGTTCGACAGGCCCAACGAGGTCGTGCTGGATCGCAAGGGCAACCGGCACTTCAGCTTCGGTATCGGTGTGCACCGCTGTGTGGGTTCGAACGTGGCGCGCACGGTGTTCAAGTCGATGCTCACCGCGGTGCTGGATCGGATGCCCGACTATGTGTGCGATCCGGAGGGCACCGTGCACTACGACACCATCGGCGTCATTCAGGGCATGCGGAATCTGCCGGCGCGATTCACCCCGGGCAAGAAGCTGGGCCCCGGCCTGGACGAGACCCTGGAGAAGCTGCAGCGCCTCTGCAATGAGCAGGAGTTGGCCCGGCCGATCACCGAGCGCAAGGAAGCCGCCGTCATCGACTGA
- a CDS encoding hemophore-related protein, with amino-acid sequence MIKSFKYIAAALGGLALSVGLSTGLAAAQPDFSGVVNTTCSYEQVMAALNAQRPDLAQQFNASPFAQGALRNFLASGPAQRQQTVAQLQSNPAAQEYFGPINSIAGSCNNY; translated from the coding sequence GTGATCAAGTCTTTCAAGTACATCGCGGCCGCTCTCGGCGGGCTGGCCCTGTCCGTTGGGCTGTCGACGGGGTTGGCAGCCGCCCAACCCGATTTCAGCGGCGTGGTCAACACCACATGTAGCTACGAGCAGGTGATGGCGGCGCTCAACGCGCAGCGTCCCGACCTGGCCCAGCAGTTCAACGCCTCCCCGTTCGCCCAGGGTGCATTGCGTAACTTCCTGGCCTCGGGGCCCGCCCAGCGTCAGCAGACCGTGGCCCAGCTGCAGTCCAACCCGGCCGCTCAGGAGTACTTCGGGCCGATCAACTCGATCGCGGGCAGCTGCAACAACTACTGA
- a CDS encoding cytochrome P450, with product MTVDPAAELYYDPFDFAIDDDPYPIWRRMRQEAPLYHNDKYKFYALSRYDDVAKALPDWETYRSGRGTTADILFSGIEVPPGILLFEDPPLHDLHRRLLSRVFTPRRMLAVEDLVRGFCSRALDPLMDSDGLDFVADLGAIMPMRTIGYLLGIPEQGQEKIRDRTDKSISVASEAGDVSATVFAESLAEFAEYIEWRATHPSDDLMTELLNAEVEEPDGSRRQLDRTEVLAYTAMIAGAGGETTARLIGFMGQLLGEHAAQRHELAADPSLIPSAVEETLRFEPPSPVQARYVARDVELYGQTVTEGSYMLLLNGSANRDDARYSDPDRYDIHRKGSHLSFGQGLHFCLGSALARLEARVAFEEVLKRWTDWEVDYEHASMAHTSSVRGWARMPVKTG from the coding sequence GTGACGGTCGACCCAGCGGCGGAGTTGTATTACGACCCCTTCGACTTCGCGATTGATGACGATCCGTATCCGATCTGGCGACGTATGCGTCAAGAAGCTCCGCTGTACCACAACGACAAGTACAAGTTCTACGCGCTGAGCCGCTACGACGATGTCGCCAAGGCCCTGCCCGATTGGGAGACGTATCGGTCGGGGCGGGGCACGACCGCGGACATTCTGTTCAGCGGCATCGAGGTGCCGCCGGGCATCCTGCTGTTTGAGGACCCACCGCTGCATGATCTGCACCGGCGTCTGCTCTCGCGCGTCTTCACGCCCCGGCGCATGCTGGCCGTCGAAGACCTGGTCCGTGGATTCTGTTCTAGGGCACTCGATCCACTGATGGACAGCGACGGATTGGACTTCGTCGCCGACCTCGGCGCGATCATGCCGATGCGCACCATCGGCTACCTGCTCGGGATTCCCGAGCAGGGACAGGAGAAGATCCGTGACCGCACCGACAAGAGCATTTCAGTCGCGAGTGAGGCCGGGGACGTCAGTGCGACAGTTTTCGCCGAGTCCCTCGCAGAGTTCGCCGAGTACATCGAGTGGCGGGCAACCCATCCGTCCGATGACCTCATGACCGAACTGCTCAACGCGGAAGTGGAGGAGCCGGATGGATCGCGGCGCCAGTTGGACCGCACCGAAGTTCTCGCCTACACGGCCATGATCGCCGGAGCCGGGGGAGAAACCACCGCTCGGCTCATCGGTTTCATGGGGCAGCTGCTCGGAGAGCACGCCGCCCAACGCCATGAACTCGCCGCCGATCCGTCATTGATCCCGTCGGCCGTGGAGGAGACACTGCGCTTCGAGCCGCCGTCACCGGTGCAGGCGCGTTACGTCGCGCGCGACGTCGAACTGTACGGGCAGACCGTGACCGAGGGGTCCTACATGCTGCTGCTCAACGGCTCGGCCAACCGGGACGACGCCCGGTACAGCGATCCGGACCGCTATGACATCCACCGTAAAGGCAGCCATCTGAGCTTCGGCCAGGGTCTGCATTTCTGCCTCGGCTCGGCGCTGGCCAGGCTTGAGGCTCGGGTGGCCTTCGAAGAGGTCTTGAAGCGGTGGACCGACTGGGAGGTCGACTACGAACACGCGAGCATGGCCCACACCTCAAGCGTGCGGGGATGGGCGCGGATGCCGGTCAAGACCGGGTGA